A region of Streptomyces sp. WMMC500 DNA encodes the following proteins:
- a CDS encoding Gfo/Idh/MocA family oxidoreductase — MKAGVIGLGDIARKAYLPVLASLPGVEPHLYTRTPATLARVAGAHRIPPDQRHRDFDALLAAGLDAAFVHAPTAAHVELASALLEADVPVYVDKPLAYDLAGAERLVRLADERRVSLMTGFNRRHAPGYLQCLEHPRELILLQKHRVGLPEDPRTMVFDDFIHVVDTLRFLAPGPVEDVGVRARVRDGLLHHVVLQLSGDGFTAVGAMNRLSGSAEEILEVSGQDTKREVRNLAEVVDHKGQPSVRRRGDWVPVARQRGIEQAVLVFLDAIRAGELLSARDALATHELCERIVGAVGRSG; from the coding sequence CTGAAGGCCGGCGTGATCGGGCTCGGCGACATCGCGCGGAAGGCGTACCTGCCGGTGCTCGCCTCGCTGCCCGGCGTGGAGCCGCACCTGTACACCCGCACGCCCGCCACCCTCGCCCGCGTCGCCGGCGCCCACCGCATCCCGCCCGACCAGCGCCACCGCGATTTCGACGCGCTGCTCGCGGCCGGCCTCGACGCCGCGTTCGTGCACGCACCGACCGCCGCGCACGTCGAGCTGGCCAGCGCGCTGCTGGAGGCGGACGTCCCCGTCTACGTCGACAAGCCGCTGGCGTACGACCTCGCCGGCGCCGAACGCCTGGTACGGCTCGCGGACGAGCGCCGCGTCTCGCTGATGACCGGCTTCAACCGCCGCCACGCGCCCGGCTACCTCCAGTGCCTGGAGCACCCGCGCGAGCTGATCCTCCTGCAGAAGCACCGCGTCGGGCTGCCCGAGGACCCCCGCACGATGGTCTTCGACGACTTCATACACGTCGTCGACACGCTGCGCTTCCTCGCCCCCGGCCCCGTCGAGGACGTCGGCGTGCGCGCCCGGGTCCGCGACGGGCTCCTGCACCACGTCGTCCTGCAGTTGTCCGGCGACGGGTTCACCGCCGTCGGCGCGATGAACAGGCTGTCGGGCTCCGCCGAGGAGATCCTCGAAGTGTCCGGCCAGGACACCAAGCGCGAGGTCCGCAACCTCGCCGAGGTGGTGGACCACAAGGGCCAGCCCAGCGTGCGGCGGCGCGGCGACTGGGTGCCGGTGGCGCGGCAGCGCGGCATCGAGCAGGCCGTGCTGGTGTTCCTGGACGCGATACGGGCGGGGGAGCTCCTGAGCGCGCGGGACGCGCTCGCCACCCACGAGCTGTGCGAGCGGATCGTCGGCGCGGTGGGCCGCTCGGGTTGA